The following proteins come from a genomic window of Sorex araneus isolate mSorAra2 chromosome 1, mSorAra2.pri, whole genome shotgun sequence:
- the TSC22D1 gene encoding TSC22 domain family protein 1 isoform X2: MKSQWCRPVAMDLGVYQLRHFSISFLSSLLGTENASVRLDNSSSGASVVAIDNKIEQAMDLVKSHLMYAVREEVEVLKEQIKELIEKNSQLEQENNLLKTLASPEQLAQFQAQLQTGSPPATTQPQGTTQPPAQPASQGSGPTA, translated from the exons ATGAAATCCCAATGGTGTAGACCAGTGGCGATGGATCTAGGAGTTTACCAACTGAggcatttttcaatttctttcttgtcATCTTTGCTGGGGACTGAAAACGCGTCTGTGAGACTTGACAATAG CTCCTCTGGTGCAAGTGTGGTAGCTATTGACAACAAAATCGAGCAAGCTATG GATCTGGTGAAAAGCCATTTGATGTACGCGGTGAGAGAGGAAGTGGAGGTCCTcaaagagcaaatcaaagaactcATAGAGAAAAATTCCCAGCTGGAGCAGGAAAACAATCTGCTGAAGACCCTGGCCAGTCCTGAGCAGCTTGCCCAGTTCCAGGCCCAGCTGCAGACTGGCTCCCCCCCTGCCACCACACAGCCACAGGGGACCACACAGCCCCCCGCCCAGCCAGCATCCCAGGGCTCAGGACCAACCGCATAG
- the TSC22D1 gene encoding TSC22 domain family protein 1 isoform X3 — protein sequence MDLVKSHLMYAVREEVEVLKEQIKELIEKNSQLEQENNLLKTLASPEQLAQFQAQLQTGSPPATTQPQGTTQPPAQPASQGSGPTA from the exons ATG GATCTGGTGAAAAGCCATTTGATGTACGCGGTGAGAGAGGAAGTGGAGGTCCTcaaagagcaaatcaaagaactcATAGAGAAAAATTCCCAGCTGGAGCAGGAAAACAATCTGCTGAAGACCCTGGCCAGTCCTGAGCAGCTTGCCCAGTTCCAGGCCCAGCTGCAGACTGGCTCCCCCCCTGCCACCACACAGCCACAGGGGACCACACAGCCCCCCGCCCAGCCAGCATCCCAGGGCTCAGGACCAACCGCATAG